In one Mus caroli chromosome 14, CAROLI_EIJ_v1.1, whole genome shotgun sequence genomic region, the following are encoded:
- the C14H10orf53 gene encoding UPF0728 protein C10orf53 homolog, with translation MPAQAVVTLRYGPYSAVGLSVEHRTYRLQGLQAVLAKDGHQIILEQIEDWNLVELVVNEETVFQCDIQDLEFGGDGKLDPLCEEARIAVLNAF, from the exons ATGCCTGCGCAAGCGGTGGTGACCTTGCGCTATGGGCCCTACAGCGCAGTGGGCCTGTCCGTGGAGCACCGCACCTACCGACTGCAGGGTCTGCAAG cTGTGTTGGCCAAAGACGGACATCAGATCATCCTGGAGCAGATAGAAGACTGGAATCTGGTGGAGCTTGTGGTAAATGAGGAGACGGTCTTTCAATGTGATATCCAAGACCTGGAGTTTG GGGGTGATGGCAAACTAGACCCACTGTGTGAAGAGGCCAGGATCGCTGTGCTAAATGCCTTCTGA